In a genomic window of Oncorhynchus kisutch isolate 150728-3 linkage group LG9, Okis_V2, whole genome shotgun sequence:
- the LOC109879350 gene encoding uncharacterized protein LOC109879350 has protein sequence MAQIYVSALVLYGFCLTPVMLVSPPLSVVVHPGDNVTLQCTDVLKGPGHVAWFKQVNVSEPLCIASMYSSQPYVKHHNGFQPSHVEMFISNRIIFLKITEVNVADSGVYCCGMYNQYLIFTNMTFLMVQGYKDSDKEPEKCPEGEDDEPIMYLLPLVVILGVVTAVLLIVILILVLKIIQDAKRQNTERDSQRQLQNYQIQDSDALNYATLNFISKKRKMEKRREKELDTHVVYTASR, from the exons ATGGCACAAATATATGTATCAGCTCTGGTCCTCTACGGCTTCT GTTTGACCCCTGTCATGTTGGTCTCTCCGCCACTCTCAGTGGTGGTCCATCCTGGGGATAATGTCACCCTACAGTGCACTGATGTCCTTAAAGGACCAGGACACGTTGCCTGGTTCAAACAAGTCAACGTCTCAGAGCCTCTGTGCATCGCGTCTATGTACAGCTCTCAGCCGTATGTCAAGCATCACAATGGTTTTCAGCCCAGCCATGTGGAAATGTTCATCAGCAATAGAATAATTTTCCTCAAAATCACAGAGGTGAATGTAGCTGATTCTGGTGTGTACTGCTGTGGAATGTACAATCAGTACTTAATCTTCACCAACATGACTTTCCTGATGGTTCAAG GTTACAAGGATTCTGACAAAGAGCCAGAGAAATGTCCTGAAG GAGAGGATGATGAACCCATCATGTACCTCCTTCCCCTGGTTGTGATCCTGGGTGTTGTGACTGCTGTCCTCCTGATAGTCATCCTCATCTTGGTCCTCAAGATCATACAAGATGCAAAAAGACAAAACACAG AACGTGATTCTCAAAGACAACTACAAAATTATCAG ATCCAAGATTCAGATGCATTGAATTATGCCACCCTAAATTTCATCTCCAAGAAGAGgaaaatggagaagagaagagagaaggagctgGACACCCATGTAGTGTATACTGCTTCAAGATGA